In Nocardioides nitrophenolicus, the genomic window TGCCGCAGCGGAACGAGGTGACGTCGTGGTCAGGCGTCAGCCGGGTGAGCAGCATCGGCGCGCAGCTCCTCGAGGCGTCGGAACGCCTTCGCGAGGGCGGGGTCGGGGGCGGGCGGCTCGTCGAGCGCGGCCAGCAGGTCGTCGAAGAACCGGTCGCTGACGACCGTCCGCCTCATCAGGATCTCGTCGATCCGGGCTCCGGTGGCGCCGATGATCAGATCGGTGCCGCTGACGCCGTCCTCCCGCGCCGCCTGCTCGAGCAGGCTCTTGAAGTCCGCGCTCACGCGGATGTTGAGCCGCTCGGTTCGCGGGGCGTCGGTCCACCGGTGGTCGGGGCGCGGCGGCTCGGCCAAGTCTCCTCCTCCCCTTGTCGTCTGTACATCGTACGCACATCGCCCCAGCCACCGTCAGCATCTAGGGTTTCCGGCATGACCGGACCGTCGACGCCCCTGGTGATGGGTGTCGTCAACGTCACGCCCGACTCGTTCTCCGACGGCGGGCGGTACGCCGACCCCGCGCGGGCGATCGCCCACGGCCGCGAGCTGCTCGCGCAGGGCGCCGACATCCTCGACGTGGGTGGGGAGTCCACCCGGCCTGGCGCGACCCGGCCGCTGCTCGCCGAGGAGCTGGACCGCGTCGTCCCCGTCATCGAGGCGCTCGCGGCCGCCGGCGCGACGGTCTCGGTCGACACGATGCGTGCGGAGGTGGCCGAGCGGGCGGTCGCGGCCGGCGCCCGGATCGTCAACGACGTGTCCGGCGGGCTCGCCGACCCCGCCATCCTCGACGTGGTCGCCCGCACCGGCGCCACCTACGTCGCCATGCACTGGCGCGCCCACAGCGACCGGATGCAGCAGTTCGCCAGGTACGACGGCGGGGTGGTCGCCGCCGTCCGCGCCGAGCTGGGGGAGCGGGTCGCGGCGATCCGGGCGGCCGGCGTACCCGACGACCGGATCGTGCTCGATCCCGGCCTCGGCTTCGCCAAGCTGGCGGAGCACAACTGGGAGCTGGTCCGCAACCTGGACGCGCTGGCGGAGCTGGGCTTCCCGCTGCTGGTCGGCGGCAGCCGCAAGACCTTCCTCGGGCGTCTGCTCGAGGATCCCGCGGGCGAGCCGCGCCCGGTGGGGGAGCGGGAGGCGGCCGGGGTCGCCCTGAGCGCGCTGCTGGCGGCGGGGCTGGGGGGTGCTCCGGTGTGGTGCCTGCGGGTCCACGATGTGCGTGCCCATCGCGACGCGCTGGCGGTTGCGGCACAGTGGACCCCAGCCGCGGATCGGGCCGGGGCGCCGGAAGAGGGATCGAGATGACTGACGAGCTGAGCATCCTCGGCATCGAGTGCTTCGCCCATCACGGCGTCTTCGACCACGAGCGACGCGACGGTCAGGTCTTCCGGATCGACCTGACCCTCGCCGTCGACACCGCCCCCGCGGCGGCGTCGGACGACTTGCGCGACACCGTGGACTACGGAAGCCTCGTGGACCAGGTCGTGGCCGCCGTGACGAGGGACCCGGTCGACCTGATCGAGACCCTCGCGCAGCGGATCGCCGACACGTGCCTGTTGGACCCTCGTGTTGAATGGGTGCGTGTGACCGTCCACAAGCCGGATGCGCCGATCGAGGCGACGTTCGCCGACGTACAGCTCACCATCACCCGCCGCCGTGAGGTCGCGGGGACGGGAGACCGAACCGGGAAGGCAGAGGGCCCAGCATGACCGAGACCCCCAATCCGAACATCGTCGACGCGGACACGCTGACCGGCGAGATGCGACCGATCCGTCGGGTGGTGATCGCACTCGGATCCAACCTCGGCGAGCGGTTCGCGACCCTGCAGGGCGCCCTCGGCGCCCTCGCCGACACCCCGGAGGTCTGGATCACCGGCGTGTCCCCGGTCTACGAGAGCGCCCCCGTCGACTGCCCACCGGAGGCCAAGGACTTCCTCAACGCCGTCGTGCTCGCCGACACCACCCTGCCGGCCCACCGCCTGATCGACCGCGCCCTCGCCATCGAGGACGCCTTCGAGCGCGAGCGCAGCGACGTCAAGAACGCCCCGCGGACCCTGGACGTCGACCTCATCGTCGTCGGCGACCGCCGCAGCGACACCGACGAGCTGCGCCTGCCCCACCCGCGCGCCCACGAGCGCGCCTTCGTGCTGAAGCCGTGGCACGACCTCGAGGCCGACGCCGTGCTGCTCGACCACGGGCCGATCGCCGACCTGCTCGACAGGGTCGACGCCAGCGGCCTCAAGCTGCGTGACGACCTGGTGCTCGAGACGGTGTGACGCGAGACCCGGTCCAGGAGCCCGAGCCCGAGCAGGAGCCCGCGGGTCCGTCTCCCGACGGGCTGCGGCCCACCGGCCTGCCCACCGTGCTGGGCTGGGCGGTGGCCGGCACCGTCGTCGGCTGGGCGGTGCATCCGGTGTGCGACCGGCTCGGCGTCGTACCCCCGCTGGTGTCCGCCGCGCAGCCGCTCGCGCTGCTGCTGCTCGCCGCGATCCTCGGGTACGTCGCCTGGGTGACCCACCGCGCCGTCCACGTGCGCCGCGAGCGGCTGGAGGCCCACCAGGCCGTCAATCGGCTGGTCCTGGCCCGCGCGAGCGCCCTGGTCGCGGCGCTGGTCACCGGTGGGTACGTCGGCTATGCGCTCTCGTGGATCGGCGACTCCGCCGAGCTGGCCGACGACCGGATGGTGCGCTCGTTCCTCGCGGCCGGGTGCGCCCTGGGTGCCGTGGTGGCGGGGCTGCTCCTCGAGCGGGCGTGTCGGGTCCGCGACGACCCCGATCCTCCCCCGCGCATCTGACGAACGGGTCGCGTCCGGGACCGATGGGCGACCCATTCGTCAGATGCGCGGCTGACGCACTGTGACGGTTGGGACGAGTGTGACAAGCGTGTCTGCCGCGTCTCCGGGGTCCGGAGGCTTACCGTGCAAGACATGACTTCCCCTGTCATGTCCGGCAACCGCCGTCGACAGCGCTCCACTCGGGTCCTGGTCGCTGTCCTCCTCCTCGTGCTCGCGACGCTCGCCGTCGCCGGCACCGCCGTGACCGGCTCCTGGATCCTGGTCACCATCGCCGCCGTCGCCGCCCTCGTGCTCGGCGCGGCCGCCACCAAGATCACCCACACCGAGCTCCTGGACTCCCGCCAGGAGGCGGCGCGCGACCGGGCCGTCCAGGCGCGGGCGTACGCCGACCTCACCGAGGCCCGCACCGCGGAGAACGTCGAGTTCGCCGCCGACATGACCGGCAAGGTCGCCAAGCGCGACGCCACCATCGCCCGCCTCGAGAAGCGCCTCGGCGACGCCGCCGCCGAGCTGGCCGACGCCCGCCGCGAGCTGGTCGAGGCCGGCGAGCGTGCGGAGGAGGCCCAGCGCACCGCCGACCGGCTCGCGAAGAGTCTCGCCGACGCCGAGGAGCGCGCCGGCCAGGCCGTCGTCCGAGTCGCCGAGCTCGAGGCCGAGCTCGACGTGCTCACCGCCCAGATCCACGCCCTCGAGGCCCAGGCCCGCACCCAGGCCCGCCGCCCCGCCTGATCCGTCGTACCCCCTCGGTAGCATCGGGCGACCCATCCGTCGTCGACCCGAGAGGACGCTGCCGCCGTGGCCTTCGACCGCGCCCGCGCCCAGCAAGGCCTGATCCGGCTCGCCAAGGCCGGACCCGGCCGGCTGCGAGGACCCCTCGGCCGCGCCACCCGCCGGTTCCGGGGTGAGTTCTCCGGGCCGCTGGTCACCGTGGTGCTCCCGGTCAGCGACGACGACACCACCCGGATCGGCACCTGCCTCGACTCGCTGAAGGTCCAGACCCACCGCAACCTCGAGGTGCTCGTGGTGCGCTTCGGGCGCCACGACCGGGTCACCGCGACGGTGCGCGAGCACGCCGCCCAGGACTGGCGGATCAAGACCCGGATCAAGGTCGAGCGGTCGCTCGCGGCGGCCCGCAACGCGGGAGTCGCCGCCGCCTCCGGCGAGCTGGTGGTCGTGGTGACCCACGCGGGCGACGACTTCGTCCACACCGGCCTCGAGCGGCTGGTCGAGGCCCAGACCCGGTCCGGCTCGCCGGTCGTGGTCGGCGCGATGCGCGAGCCCGACATCGCCGGCTGGATCCCCGACTCGGCCTACGACGCCGCCCACCACACTCCCGTCCGCGCGACGACGCTCGCCGCCACCCCGGTCGCGGTCACCGACCTCGGCCTCGGCAACCGGCTCTTCACGAAGGAGACCTGGCGCGAGCTCGGGCTGCGCTTCACCGACGAGTTCCCCGACGGCGCCGACGTCGCGCTCGGGATGCTGGAGCGGGCGCCGGCCTTCGACCTGCTGGCCGACTTCACCTACATCCCCACCGACCGCCGCGACGGCGTCCAGGTCGGCACCGTCCCCGACGTGCTCAGCGGCCTGCCCGACTGGATCGAGCGCAACGACCACACCTGGCACCGCGTCGAGTCGCTCGGGCTGCCCGAGGTGCGCGACTGGTTCCTGTGGGGCGTGCTCGACACGGCGGTGCAGCCGCTGATCGCCGACGTCGAGCGGGCCGACGAGCAGCAGTGGCAGACCCTGCGCGACCACGTCGCGATGCTGCTCGACGCCGCCGACGAGCAGGTCTGGGCGCGACTGAACGCCGAGGCCCGGGTCAAGCTCTGGCTGCTGCAGGGCGGCCACCGCAAGGCGCTCGAGGACTTCCTCGGCGCCCGGCTGTTCACCCGCGGCAACCGGCCCACCGAGGTGCGCGACGGCAAGGTGTGGGCGCTGCTGCCCCACCACGACGACGTCGAGCTCGCGATACCGCCCGAGCTGTTCGAGATGACCGCCGACGAGACCCGGTTCCGCGCGATGCTGCGCGAGGCGCGCTGGGTCGACGCCACCACCCTCGAGCTGACCGTCTTCGCGGCCGTCGACTTCGTCCACATGACCACCACCCCGACCATCGCCTGCGCCCTGGTCGACAGCGCCGCCGGACGGCGGATCGAGCTGGAGATCCGGCAGTTCCGCGACGCGCGCGCCAACCAGGCGCTGCGCCGCCACCAGGACTTCTCCTGGGGTGCCTTCGACGCGGTGGTCCCGGTCGCCGAGGTGGTCGCCGCGAGCGCCGACACCGCCACCTGGGTGCTCGAGGTCGACATCGACGTCGACGGCGTGCGCCGCTCCGGCGCCGTCCCGCTCATCGACGAGCAGGCCTCCGCCGGCTTCATCGGCCGCGACCACCTCGCGCCGCGTCCGGTCGCCGGCTCGGTGGTCGCCTTCAACCCGCGCTCCGACGTGGTCGGCCTGCGCATCCGCCCCGACCAGGGGCCACGCCTGCGGACCCTCGCCGTCGAGGGCCGCGCGGTCCGGGGCGTCATCGACCCCGCCGACACCCCCGTCATCGGCCTCCGGGTCACCCAGGGCACCCAGCAGGTCCGTGCCGAGCTCGCCGACGAGCCCGACGGCGCGCGGTCCTTCCGGCTCCAGCTGCCCGCCGCGTGGACCGGACAGCGTCGCTGGCGGGTCGAGGCGCTCACCGCCGACGGCCGCGAGGTCGCGCTCGGCTGGCCCGCCGGCGCCCCCCAGTGGCTGGGGGTCGGCGCGGGCGAGGTGGTCGGCTCCCGCGCCCCCTCCGGCGACACCGAGCTCTACGAGGCCGCCGACACGCTCGTGGTCGACGACCTGTTCGTCGAGGGCCGGCGCCTCGACGTGACCGCACGCTGGCTGGGCCTCCCCACCCCCGACGCCCGGCTCGCCCTGCTCGCCCAGGTCGGCGGCGCGGAGGTGCTCGCCACCGACCTGCCGCCCGCCGCCGACGACGGCACCGTCCGGGTGAGCCTCACCCTGACCACCGACCGCTGGGGCCTCGGCGAGCGCCCGCTCGCCCCCGGCTGGCTCTGGCTCGCGGTCACCCACGCCGGCGCCACCACCCGAGCCCTCCTCGGCGACGCCGGCATCGACCGGCTCCACCACTTCATGGTCGGCGCCGACTACTCCGCCCGGGTGGTCCAGGAGGCCCGGGTCGCCGGGATCGAGCTGCTCCCGCCGGTTCCCGTCGAGGAGCGGGTGCCCTACGGCCAGACCCAGCTCCAGGAGTGGTACGCCGACGCCGAGATCCCGCTCGAGCCCGACGCGGTCTACTTCCAGTCCTATGTCGGGGCGTCGGCGACCGACAGCCAGCTCGCGCTCCACCACGAGCTGCGACGCACCCGCCCCGACCTCACGCTCTACTGGGGCGTGGCCTCGGCCGCGTCCTGGGTCCCGGAAGGCGCCGTGCCGGTCGTGCTGACCACCCGCGAGTGGTACCGCGTGCTGGCGGCGGCCGGGCAGCTGTGCATGAACATCGACCCCGAGCGCTGGTTCCGCAAGCGCCCCGGCCAGCGGCTGCTGCAGACCTTCCACGGCTACCCCTCGAAGTCGATGGGCATCCGGATGTGGGACGCCAAGCACTACCCGCCCCGGCGCATCGAGCTCGAGCTGGCCCGCACCTCCCACCAATGGGACCTGATCCTCACGCCCGATCCCGACATGGACCAGTACTACCGCCGCGAGTACGCCTACGACGGCGCGATCCACAACGAGGGCTACCCACGCGACGACGTCCTGGTGGGGGAGCGGGCCGCGGCCGTGCGCGACGACGTACGCCGTCGGCTCGGGATCCAGCCCCATCAGAAGGCGATCCTCTACGCCCCCACCTGGCGCGACGACCAGGCCACCAACTGGCGTGCCGCCGACGCCGTCCACCACCTCGACGTCGCCACCGCGGCCCGCGAGCTCGGTCCCGACTACGTCCTGCTGCTGCGTGGCCACCGCTTCCACAACCCCGCCGGCGACGGTGCCGGGGCGACCCGCTTCCTCGACGTCACCGAGTACCCCGAGATCAACGACCTGATCCTCGCCGCCGACGCGGCCGTGCTCGACTACTCCTCGCTGCGCTTCGACTTCGCGCTCACCAACCGACCGATGGTCTTCCTGGTCCCCGACCTCGACACCTATGTCGGTGGCGTGCGCGGCTTCCTCTACGACTACGCCCCTACCGCCCCGGGCCCCCACGTCGACACCGCCGAGCAGGTCGTCGACCTGCTGCGCGACCTCGACGGGCTGCGGAGCCGCTACGCCGACGACCTGGCCGCCTTCCACGCGCGGTTCAGCCGGTTCATGGACGGCCATGCCGCGGAGCGGGTGGCGGCGGCCTTCTTTGGAGACTCCTAGTCGCTCCTAGACGCCCTAGACATTGCTAGACGTCCTCGATCGACCTAGCCTGGCCACCGTGTCGAGACGGGTGCCCAATCCCTACCGCCCGGGCTTCAACCAGGCTCCGGTGGCACTCGCGGGACGGCACCGGATCACGGCCGCGATCGACGAGGTGCTGGCGATCGCCGCGCTGGACGCTCGCACGCCGCGCCCGCTGGCGCTGACCGGTCCACGGGGAGTCGGCAAGACGGTCATCCTGGGCGAGGCGGCCTCCCGCGCCGCGGACACCTACGCGTGGCTGACCGCCCCGGTGGAGGTTCGGCCCGGCCGCCCGTTCCTGCCCCTGCTGGCCGACCGGCTGCTCGCGATCCGCGATCTCTACCGGCAGGCCAAGCCGGGAACCCGGCTCCGGGTGACCGGCGCGACCGTCCGGGCCAGCGTGTTGGGGGTGGGAGGCGAGATCGCGCTCACGCGGGATGACGCCGACCGGTCCGGACGGCCGTCCCTGGAAGCGGCCCTCGCCGAGGCGTGCGCCGCGGCGGATGCCCTGGAAGCCGGCGTCGTGGTGACGATCGACGAGCTGCAGCTCGCGTCGAAGCCCGAGCTCGGCGAACTGGCCGCGACGCTCCAGGAGCACGTCCCCGACGACTGGCCCCTCGTCGTCCTGCTGGCCGGTCTGCCCAGCCTGCGGGGAAGCCACCAGGGGGTGACCTATCTCGAACGTGCGGAGTGGCACAGCATCGGCCTGCTGGACCAGGCGGACACGTTGGACGCCCTCCGCGTCCCTGCCGCGATGGCCGAGCGGCCGATGGACGACGCAGCGGCCGCACGCCTCGCCGCGGCCTCGGGCGGCTATCCCTACGCGATCCAGCTGATGGGCCATCACGCCTGGCGCGCGTCCAGCGGAGCCCAGGAGATCACCACCGAGCACGCCTCGGCGGCCATTCCGGCTGCACAGGAGGAGCTCGCCGCCGGCCTCTACGCCGCCCGCTGGGAGGACTCCTCCCAACGCGAGCGCGAGTACCTCCGCGCCCTCGCCCAGCTCCTGTCCCTCGAGCCGAGAGTGACGGGCGCCCAGGTCGCGGCCGCGCTCGGCAAGCCCGCCAAGGCCGTCTCCTGGATCCGCGAGAGCCTGATCCAGAAGGGCACGATCTTCCCTGAGGGAGACTCGGTGCGGTTCACCATCCCCGGACTGGGTGACTGGCTCAGGTCGGGGAATGATCCGTCGTGACCACGCCCTCGATTCCGCCGCCGACCGAAGGAGCCTTTCCCGCGATGCGCATCGTCGACCTGCCCGACGCCCTCCCGGACGGCTCGCGGTTCATCCACATCGGTCTGCCCAAGACCGGGACGACGGCGCTCCAGGGCGCGCTCGACCAGGCGCGCCCCGAGCTCGAGGCGCTCGGTGCCCACAACGTCAACCACGGCCGGCACGAGATGAGGGTCGGCCAGGTCGCGGCGGGCGGCCTCGCCGAGTTCTGGCAGGGGTCGTGGGAACGACGGTGGGAGGCTCTCGCGACCGAGTTCCGCGAGTCCGACGCCCGATGCACCTTCTGGTCGAGCGAGTCGCTCAGCCACGCCAAGGGTGAGCGGATCTCCTATCTCGCCGACAAGCTGGGCGCCGACACGCACGTCGTCGTCACGCTCCGTCCGCTGGCGCCGCTCCTGGTCTCGCAGTGGCAGCAATGGCTGCGACGTCGCGGCACCGAGTCGTTGGAGGACTGGGCGAGCGGACAGTTCTCCGCCGTGGACGTCGAGGGCGAGGTGCACGTCGACTACGTGAAGTTCATGCCGACGCTCCACCGGTTCAGCCTGCGTCGCATCATCGAGGAGTGGGGCCCGGTCTTCGGCGAGGAGCGGATCGTCCTCGTCGTCCCCGACCCGGTCGACCGGCTGCGCAACTTCCGGGTCTTCGAGCGCCTGATGGGGGTTCCGGAGATCCTGCAGCCGGTTCCCGAGGGGAACGCCTCGCTGCCCTATCCCGAGGCGGAGATGCTGCGGCACTTCAACCGCGCCTGGACCGACCACGGCGGCGACCACCCCACCTGGATGGAGGTGATCGGCGTGCTGGCCCGGATCCCGTTGCGCGACTACACCGCCACCACCACCCCCCACCCGATCCGCGCTCCGCGCTGGGTCGCCGAGAAGGCCAACGAGTACGCCGCCGCCTGGAACTCCGCCGTCGAAGCCTCCGGCGTCACGGTGGTCGGCGACCTCGCCGACCTCGTGGTGGACCCGTCCGGCTACGCCGAGCAGGTCGATGTCCCGACCACGGTCGACGTCGAGAGCGCCGGCAGGTTGATGGACGTCGCCTTCACCGCCGCGCTTCGGCACGCGCCCGAGGCTCCGGCGGCGACGCCGCAGGCGCCCGACCTCTCGTCGTACGCCGGTCGCGAGCTGGTCCGCGAGCTCGGCCGTCGCGCCCGCCGAAGGGTGGCGAGGCGATGAGCCGGCTCCACGTGCCCGACGCCCACGCCGGGATGAACGCCTTCGCGGTCCCGACCTGGTGGGCCTCGCTCGAGGACGAGCGGGTCACCCGCGACGACGACGAGCTGCCCGACGTCACCCTGGTCGAGCTCTCCGAGCTCGCCGGGGACCGCACCCTGCTGGTCGTGGGCGCGGTCGCCGAGCTGCTGTCCGAGCCCACCGCGGAGGGCCTGGCCGCCTGGGTGGCGGACGTCCGGGCGC contains:
- the folK gene encoding 2-amino-4-hydroxy-6-hydroxymethyldihydropteridine diphosphokinase — encoded protein: MTETPNPNIVDADTLTGEMRPIRRVVIALGSNLGERFATLQGALGALADTPEVWITGVSPVYESAPVDCPPEAKDFLNAVVLADTTLPAHRLIDRALAIEDAFERERSDVKNAPRTLDVDLIVVGDRRSDTDELRLPHPRAHERAFVLKPWHDLEADAVLLDHGPIADLLDRVDASGLKLRDDLVLETV
- the folP gene encoding dihydropteroate synthase; this translates as MTGPSTPLVMGVVNVTPDSFSDGGRYADPARAIAHGRELLAQGADILDVGGESTRPGATRPLLAEELDRVVPVIEALAAAGATVSVDTMRAEVAERAVAAGARIVNDVSGGLADPAILDVVARTGATYVAMHWRAHSDRMQQFARYDGGVVAAVRAELGERVAAIRAAGVPDDRIVLDPGLGFAKLAEHNWELVRNLDALAELGFPLLVGGSRKTFLGRLLEDPAGEPRPVGEREAAGVALSALLAAGLGGAPVWCLRVHDVRAHRDALAVAAQWTPAADRAGAPEEGSR
- a CDS encoding bifunctional glycosyltransferase/CDP-glycerol:glycerophosphate glycerophosphotransferase, with protein sequence MAFDRARAQQGLIRLAKAGPGRLRGPLGRATRRFRGEFSGPLVTVVLPVSDDDTTRIGTCLDSLKVQTHRNLEVLVVRFGRHDRVTATVREHAAQDWRIKTRIKVERSLAAARNAGVAAASGELVVVVTHAGDDFVHTGLERLVEAQTRSGSPVVVGAMREPDIAGWIPDSAYDAAHHTPVRATTLAATPVAVTDLGLGNRLFTKETWRELGLRFTDEFPDGADVALGMLERAPAFDLLADFTYIPTDRRDGVQVGTVPDVLSGLPDWIERNDHTWHRVESLGLPEVRDWFLWGVLDTAVQPLIADVERADEQQWQTLRDHVAMLLDAADEQVWARLNAEARVKLWLLQGGHRKALEDFLGARLFTRGNRPTEVRDGKVWALLPHHDDVELAIPPELFEMTADETRFRAMLREARWVDATTLELTVFAAVDFVHMTTTPTIACALVDSAAGRRIELEIRQFRDARANQALRRHQDFSWGAFDAVVPVAEVVAASADTATWVLEVDIDVDGVRRSGAVPLIDEQASAGFIGRDHLAPRPVAGSVVAFNPRSDVVGLRIRPDQGPRLRTLAVEGRAVRGVIDPADTPVIGLRVTQGTQQVRAELADEPDGARSFRLQLPAAWTGQRRWRVEALTADGREVALGWPAGAPQWLGVGAGEVVGSRAPSGDTELYEAADTLVVDDLFVEGRRLDVTARWLGLPTPDARLALLAQVGGAEVLATDLPPAADDGTVRVSLTLTTDRWGLGERPLAPGWLWLAVTHAGATTRALLGDAGIDRLHHFMVGADYSARVVQEARVAGIELLPPVPVEERVPYGQTQLQEWYADAEIPLEPDAVYFQSYVGASATDSQLALHHELRRTRPDLTLYWGVASAASWVPEGAVPVVLTTREWYRVLAAAGQLCMNIDPERWFRKRPGQRLLQTFHGYPSKSMGIRMWDAKHYPPRRIELELARTSHQWDLILTPDPDMDQYYRREYAYDGAIHNEGYPRDDVLVGERAAAVRDDVRRRLGIQPHQKAILYAPTWRDDQATNWRAADAVHHLDVATAARELGPDYVLLLRGHRFHNPAGDGAGATRFLDVTEYPEINDLILAADAAVLDYSSLRFDFALTNRPMVFLVPDLDTYVGGVRGFLYDYAPTAPGPHVDTAEQVVDLLRDLDGLRSRYADDLAAFHARFSRFMDGHAAERVAAAFFGDS
- a CDS encoding AAA family ATPase: MSRRVPNPYRPGFNQAPVALAGRHRITAAIDEVLAIAALDARTPRPLALTGPRGVGKTVILGEAASRAADTYAWLTAPVEVRPGRPFLPLLADRLLAIRDLYRQAKPGTRLRVTGATVRASVLGVGGEIALTRDDADRSGRPSLEAALAEACAAADALEAGVVVTIDELQLASKPELGELAATLQEHVPDDWPLVVLLAGLPSLRGSHQGVTYLERAEWHSIGLLDQADTLDALRVPAAMAERPMDDAAAARLAAASGGYPYAIQLMGHHAWRASSGAQEITTEHASAAIPAAQEELAAGLYAARWEDSSQREREYLRALAQLLSLEPRVTGAQVAAALGKPAKAVSWIRESLIQKGTIFPEGDSVRFTIPGLGDWLRSGNDPS
- a CDS encoding type II toxin-antitoxin system TacA family antitoxin, whose product is MAEPPRPDHRWTDAPRTERLNIRVSADFKSLLEQAAREDGVSGTDLIIGATGARIDEILMRRTVVSDRFFDDLLAALDEPPAPDPALAKAFRRLEELRADAAHPADA
- the folB gene encoding dihydroneopterin aldolase, whose product is MTDELSILGIECFAHHGVFDHERRDGQVFRIDLTLAVDTAPAAASDDLRDTVDYGSLVDQVVAAVTRDPVDLIETLAQRIADTCLLDPRVEWVRVTVHKPDAPIEATFADVQLTITRRREVAGTGDRTGKAEGPA
- a CDS encoding DUF3180 domain-containing protein, producing the protein MTRDPVQEPEPEQEPAGPSPDGLRPTGLPTVLGWAVAGTVVGWAVHPVCDRLGVVPPLVSAAQPLALLLLAAILGYVAWVTHRAVHVRRERLEAHQAVNRLVLARASALVAALVTGGYVGYALSWIGDSAELADDRMVRSFLAAGCALGAVVAGLLLERACRVRDDPDPPPRI